In Pedobacter heparinus DSM 2366, the following are encoded in one genomic region:
- a CDS encoding APC family permease produces MKEEIQDGSFKRELGLLDGTMLVVGSMIGSGIFIVSADITRQVGSAGWLILIWVLTALITIIAAVSYGELSAMFPKAGGQYVYLKEAYNKLIAFLYGWSLFAVIQTGTIAAVGVAFSKFAAYLFEPFSENNILWQIQTGIGDKGLPQYYSISAAQLVSIVTIVLLTYVNSRGVKDSKILQTVLTIIKILSLFGLIVFGFTLAAKAEVWNANWANAFETRSFSLETMTWTPISGSLLLSGIAAAMVGSIFSADAWAGVTFIAGEIKNPQRNVGLSLFLGTLIVSIIYVLANLMYVAVLPLDVITTAKSDRVAVVAAQYIFGQAGTIIIAVMIMISTFACNNGLIMAGARVYYTMATDGLFFKKAAKLNRFDVPGWALWVQGLWASALCLTGRYGALLDFVVIIVLIFYILTIYGIFILRRKMPDAERPYRAFGYPVLPFLYIVVASALCIALLIYKTDTCGWGVLIMLIGIPVYYMTRQKE; encoded by the coding sequence ATGAAAGAAGAAATTCAAGACGGATCTTTTAAAAGAGAGCTTGGCCTGCTGGATGGTACAATGCTTGTTGTTGGATCGATGATCGGTTCAGGGATATTTATAGTAAGTGCTGATATTACCAGACAGGTTGGTTCGGCCGGATGGCTGATATTGATCTGGGTGCTTACCGCCCTGATCACCATTATCGCCGCAGTAAGTTATGGCGAGCTGAGTGCAATGTTCCCTAAAGCGGGCGGACAATATGTTTACCTGAAAGAAGCGTACAATAAACTCATTGCATTTTTGTATGGATGGAGTCTGTTTGCCGTAATACAAACTGGTACTATAGCTGCGGTAGGGGTGGCTTTCTCAAAGTTTGCTGCTTATCTGTTTGAACCTTTTAGTGAAAATAACATCCTGTGGCAAATCCAGACCGGGATCGGCGATAAAGGATTGCCCCAATATTACAGTATCAGTGCAGCACAGCTGGTCTCAATTGTAACTATTGTATTGCTTACTTATGTGAACAGCCGTGGGGTTAAGGACAGTAAGATCCTGCAAACGGTACTAACGATCATTAAAATTTTATCGCTTTTCGGACTTATCGTATTTGGTTTTACCCTTGCTGCTAAGGCCGAGGTATGGAATGCCAACTGGGCCAATGCTTTTGAGACCCGCTCTTTTAGTTTGGAAACTATGACCTGGACACCCATTAGCGGTAGTTTATTGCTTTCGGGTATTGCGGCAGCCATGGTAGGCTCTATTTTTTCGGCCGATGCCTGGGCCGGTGTTACTTTTATCGCCGGCGAAATTAAAAATCCGCAACGTAATGTGGGTTTGAGTTTATTTTTGGGTACGCTTATCGTAAGCATCATTTACGTACTGGCCAACCTGATGTATGTGGCCGTATTGCCCCTGGATGTGATTACCACCGCCAAATCAGATCGTGTAGCCGTAGTGGCCGCACAATATATTTTCGGACAGGCGGGTACCATTATCATCGCTGTAATGATCATGATCTCTACTTTTGCCTGTAACAATGGATTGATTATGGCGGGTGCCAGGGTATATTATACGATGGCCACCGACGGATTGTTCTTTAAAAAAGCAGCCAAATTGAACCGCTTTGATGTACCGGGCTGGGCTTTATGGGTACAGGGGCTATGGGCTTCGGCTTTATGTCTGACAGGAAGATACGGTGCCCTGCTTGATTTTGTGGTGATCATTGTACTGATCTTCTATATCCTTACCATTTACGGAATTTTTATTCTGAGAAGAAAGATGCCAGATGCGGAACGCCCATACCGGGCTTTTGGTTATCCGGTACTGCCTTTTCTGTACATAGTAGTGGCCTCAGCTTTGTGTATTGCCCTGCTCATCTATAAAACGGATACCTGTGGCTGGGGTGTGCTGATTATGCTGATCGGAATTCCTGTTTATTACATGACCAGACAAAAGGAATAG
- a CDS encoding amino acid permease, protein MNFRKSIDLLTKEAAESGEGTLKRTLGPVNLVALGIGAIIGAGLFSITGSAAANNAGPAITISFIIAALGCGFAGLCYAEFASMIPVAGSAYTYSYATMGEFVAWVIGWDLVLEYALGAATVSISWSRYLVKFLAYYDIHLPAQVTMSPFEHATLLDGTVVSGMFNLPAVFIIVIMSFVLIRGTSESAFVNGLIVAIKVVIVFIFIFLGWKYINADNYSPYFIPADKPGHESVFTHGWGGVIRAAGIVFFAYIGFDAVSTAAQEAKNPKKDMPIGILVSLFICTILYILFAHVMTGVANYDMFKGQDGIAPVAVAIDNMGTKDAAGIVTPAYPWLNKLIILAILGGYASVILVMLLGQSRVFFSMSKDGLLPKVFSKVHHKYSTPAKSNLLFMVFVSLFAAFVPATVVGEMTSIGTLLAFILVCIGVVILRKRMPDLPRAFKVPMVPLIPILGIAVCLGMMVFLPLDTWVRLLVWMIIGINVYLFYGMRNSLLSDNNQLTLAKSTKTVSYIGFALAILLIIVAIIHHHITDGADTGLYYFSLVFAAAHLILYVVKAATSGQVKAKQ, encoded by the coding sequence ATGAATTTTAGAAAGTCGATTGACTTACTCACTAAGGAAGCAGCTGAGAGCGGTGAGGGAACACTAAAAAGAACATTAGGGCCGGTAAATCTGGTTGCCCTAGGTATTGGGGCTATTATTGGTGCGGGACTGTTCTCCATCACCGGTTCTGCCGCAGCCAACAATGCAGGCCCTGCCATCACAATTTCATTCATTATTGCTGCCCTGGGATGTGGCTTTGCAGGATTATGCTATGCAGAGTTTGCTTCCATGATACCGGTAGCCGGTAGTGCCTACACCTATTCTTATGCCACCATGGGCGAGTTTGTAGCCTGGGTAATTGGTTGGGATCTTGTGCTGGAATATGCACTGGGAGCCGCAACTGTTTCCATTAGCTGGAGCAGATATCTGGTCAAGTTTCTGGCTTATTACGATATACATCTGCCCGCACAGGTCACTATGTCGCCCTTTGAACATGCCACCCTGCTTGATGGTACCGTAGTTTCCGGTATGTTTAACCTGCCTGCAGTATTCATCATTGTAATCATGTCTTTCGTACTGATCAGGGGAACCAGTGAATCGGCATTTGTGAACGGCCTCATTGTAGCCATTAAAGTAGTGATCGTTTTCATCTTTATCTTTTTGGGTTGGAAATACATCAATGCGGATAATTATTCGCCATATTTTATTCCGGCCGACAAGCCTGGCCACGAAAGCGTGTTTACACACGGCTGGGGAGGGGTAATCCGGGCCGCAGGAATTGTATTTTTTGCTTACATAGGCTTTGATGCTGTTTCTACAGCTGCACAGGAAGCTAAAAATCCCAAGAAAGATATGCCCATCGGCATTCTGGTTTCTTTGTTTATCTGTACCATATTGTATATCCTTTTTGCACACGTAATGACAGGAGTTGCCAATTACGATATGTTTAAAGGTCAGGATGGAATTGCCCCTGTTGCTGTTGCTATTGACAATATGGGGACAAAAGATGCAGCCGGCATAGTAACACCCGCCTATCCATGGTTAAACAAACTGATCATTCTGGCCATTTTAGGTGGTTACGCCTCAGTAATCCTGGTCATGTTACTTGGACAATCGAGGGTATTTTTCTCGATGAGCAAGGATGGTCTGTTACCTAAAGTTTTCTCTAAAGTACATCATAAATATAGCACACCTGCCAAAAGCAATTTACTGTTTATGGTATTTGTAAGTTTATTTGCCGCCTTTGTGCCTGCCACTGTAGTTGGTGAAATGACCAGTATAGGTACCCTGCTGGCCTTTATTCTGGTATGCATTGGTGTAGTTATCTTAAGGAAACGTATGCCGGATTTGCCAAGGGCATTTAAAGTGCCTATGGTTCCGTTAATCCCTATATTGGGTATAGCCGTTTGTTTGGGCATGATGGTATTTTTACCGCTTGATACCTGGGTACGCTTATTGGTATGGATGATCATCGGTATTAATGTTTATCTTTTTTATGGAATGAGAAACAGCCTGCTTTCGGATAACAACCAGCTTACACTGGCTAAAAGCACCAAAACCGTTTCTTATATAGGTTTTGCATTGGCCATACTGCTGATCATCGTAGCCATTATACACCATCACATTACAGATGGGGCTGATACAGGGTTGTATTATTTCTCATTGGTTTTCGCTGCTGCACACTTAATCCTTTATGTGGTTAAGGCAGCTACTTCCGGACAGGTGAAAGCTAAACAATAA
- a CDS encoding OmpA family protein, with amino-acid sequence MKFLRTSLFLAVIGLLAISVQSCKTKKVIAKPVPVEKPAPVVEEKKPEPAPEPKPEPVPVEEKPNYNFSNVQFEFNSGVLKTASFEVLDRIAAEMKKDPAVKFVLNGHSSIEGSAAHNMSLSVDRANSVKLYLVNAGVSAANLSIKGYGATQPVASNSTEEGKAQNRRVEFKKLN; translated from the coding sequence ATGAAATTTTTAAGAACCAGTTTATTCTTGGCAGTCATCGGCTTGCTTGCGATCTCGGTACAGTCCTGCAAAACAAAAAAAGTTATTGCCAAACCTGTACCTGTTGAAAAGCCTGCGCCAGTTGTTGAAGAGAAAAAGCCTGAACCGGCTCCGGAACCAAAACCAGAGCCTGTCCCGGTAGAAGAAAAGCCAAATTACAATTTTAGTAATGTTCAGTTTGAATTTAATTCTGGAGTGTTGAAAACAGCTTCTTTTGAAGTACTTGATAGGATTGCAGCAGAAATGAAAAAAGATCCTGCAGTAAAGTTTGTTTTAAATGGCCACTCCTCTATTGAAGGTTCTGCTGCACACAATATGTCTTTGTCGGTAGACAGGGCAAATTCTGTAAAGCTTTACCTGGTTAACGCAGGGGTAAGTGCGGCTAACCTTTCTATAAAAGGATACGGTGCCACACAGCCGGTTGCCAGCAACAGCACGGAAGAAGGCAAGGCCCAGAACCGCAGGGTTGAATTTAAAAAACTAAATTAA
- a CDS encoding RagB/SusD family nutrient uptake outer membrane protein, with protein MKALTITLQLALTISLISSCSKDTLNESSPNILLADNLYKDKAGFDAGLNGLYDEARRSRSGSTYGGSTNLMLEPAFIGVDNAYGNYEDTYEKVFNSWGANNNASVIHYRYVWSWLYETINAANTIINRAGQPNSLTETEKNQVLAEARFFRGWAYRHLIYLWGDVPLTLEESSGTNIRTDWQRTPVAEVRAAIEADWLFAEQFLPELSAANPGKVLKGAVQHYLAELYLAEGKNDKARDYALKVTTNPNYKLVTTRFGVNAAKPGTAFTDLFVDGNANRSAGNTEALWVLQNELNVAGGEGNNIMRRYWVNRYYSIAVSGTDGKSKNPFAVSADYGGRGIGRLSPTKFALTLYDANDDRGSDYAWRFSYAINNPAGIPVGKNLGDVIQLDRTSNEKVTNPNWPSTRKWDYVSPQDVTVDRQYNDQMMVRSAETFLILAEAYLKLGATDLAKDAINALRTRAHAAQVNASQVTLDFILDERSRELFSEEERRYTLLRTGKWLERVKLYNKIAGPVVQARDLLLPIPQNVIDANLTSKMAQNKDY; from the coding sequence ATGAAAGCACTAACCATAACATTGCAGCTCGCATTAACCATTTCACTTATTTCAAGCTGCTCAAAAGATACACTCAATGAGTCCTCTCCAAATATATTACTGGCAGATAACTTATATAAAGATAAAGCCGGATTTGATGCAGGATTAAATGGCCTGTACGATGAAGCCCGTCGTTCAAGGTCTGGCAGTACGTATGGCGGTTCGACCAATTTAATGCTTGAACCAGCGTTTATAGGTGTCGACAATGCCTATGGAAATTATGAAGACACCTATGAAAAGGTATTTAACAGCTGGGGTGCCAATAATAATGCCTCGGTCATTCATTACCGTTATGTGTGGTCCTGGTTGTACGAAACGATCAATGCTGCAAATACCATTATCAACAGGGCCGGACAGCCGAACAGCCTAACCGAAACAGAGAAAAACCAGGTGCTTGCCGAAGCCAGGTTTTTCAGAGGCTGGGCTTACCGGCACCTCATTTATTTATGGGGAGATGTTCCGTTAACACTGGAAGAATCTTCTGGTACAAACATCCGGACTGACTGGCAAAGAACTCCGGTAGCAGAGGTTAGGGCAGCTATAGAAGCAGACTGGTTATTTGCAGAGCAGTTTCTTCCGGAACTTTCTGCTGCCAATCCCGGAAAGGTGTTAAAGGGGGCTGTGCAGCATTACCTGGCAGAACTATATCTTGCAGAAGGTAAAAATGATAAGGCCAGGGATTATGCTTTAAAAGTAACTACAAATCCCAACTATAAACTGGTTACCACGCGTTTTGGTGTAAATGCAGCTAAACCAGGTACAGCATTCACGGATCTTTTTGTTGATGGAAACGCCAATCGTTCAGCAGGAAATACAGAGGCCCTTTGGGTTTTACAGAACGAATTGAATGTAGCTGGAGGAGAAGGAAATAATATCATGCGCAGGTATTGGGTTAACCGGTATTATTCTATTGCAGTGAGTGGTACCGATGGCAAATCAAAGAACCCCTTTGCCGTAAGTGCCGATTATGGAGGTCGTGGCATTGGACGCTTGTCGCCAACAAAATTTGCACTTACTTTGTATGATGCCAATGACGATAGGGGCTCTGATTATGCCTGGCGGTTTTCGTATGCCATTAATAACCCTGCAGGCATACCTGTCGGGAAAAATCTTGGTGATGTCATCCAGTTGGATAGAACCTCTAACGAGAAAGTCACCAATCCGAATTGGCCAAGCACGAGAAAATGGGATTACGTAAGCCCACAGGATGTAACTGTAGATCGCCAGTATAACGATCAGATGATGGTCAGGTCTGCCGAAACCTTCCTGATACTTGCAGAAGCTTATCTGAAGTTAGGTGCAACAGATCTGGCAAAAGATGCAATTAATGCATTGAGGACCAGGGCCCATGCAGCACAGGTTAATGCAAGCCAGGTAACTCTTGATTTTATTCTGGATGAGCGGTCAAGAGAGCTTTTTTCAGAAGAAGAAAGACGATATACTTTGCTGCGGACCGGAAAATGGCTGGAAAGGGTAAAGCTTTACAATAAGATTGCCGGGCCGGTAGTTCAGGCCAGGGATCTTTTACTGCCCATTCCACAAAATGTGATTGATGCAAACCTGACCAGTAAGATGGCTCAGAATAAAGATTACTAA
- a CDS encoding sodium-translocating pyrophosphatase, with protein sequence MEFLQNNLIYLIPAMGLIGILVMAVKSAWVNKQDAGDKNMQELAGYIADGAMAFLKAEWRVLSIFVVFTAALLAYSGTIHEVNGVALHSSWIIAIAFIIGAVFSATAGYIGMKAATKANVRTTQAARTSLKQALKVSFTGGTVMGLGVAGLAILGLGGLFIVFLKVFNVVEPNSTEMKTAIEVLTGFSLGAESIALFARVGGGIYTKAADVGADLVGKVEAGIPEDDVRNPATIADNVGDNVGDVAGMGADLFGSYVATILATMVLGQEIVVDKLNGIAVDNLNGFSPVLLPMVICGLGILFSIVGTWFVRIKGEDSNVQTALNLGNWGSIVITAIASYFVVTAMLPEHLHLRGVNFSSLDVFYSIIVGLVVGTLMSIITEYYTAMGKGPVNSIIQQSGTGHATNIIGGLSVGMKSTVAPILVLAGGIIFSYAFAGLYGVAIAAAGMMATTAMQLAIDAFGPIADNAGGIAEMSQLPPEVRERTDNLDAVGNTTAATGKGFAIASAALTSLALFAAFVGVAGISAIDIYKAPVLAGLFVGAMIPFIFSALCIAAVGKAAMDMVQEVRRQFREIPGIMEYKAKPEYEKCVAISTKASIREMMLPGAIALLVPILVGFGFKGVFPSVSSAEILGGLLAGVTVSGVLMGIFQSNAGGAWDNAKKSFEKGVEINGEMHYKKSEPHKASVTGDTVGDPFKDTSGPSMNILIKLMSIVSLVIAPYIAVTGTGATVKLTAPVTPTELSVKPTNGLKVVRVTQNVTAIKKAAIKNF encoded by the coding sequence ATGGAGTTTTTACAAAACAATTTAATTTATCTGATCCCTGCAATGGGGCTGATTGGCATTCTTGTAATGGCAGTTAAAAGCGCCTGGGTGAACAAACAGGATGCGGGTGATAAGAACATGCAGGAGCTGGCCGGATATATAGCCGATGGCGCCATGGCTTTTTTAAAAGCTGAATGGAGGGTACTCAGCATTTTTGTGGTGTTTACTGCAGCATTGCTGGCCTATTCAGGAACCATACACGAGGTAAATGGTGTAGCCTTACATTCCAGCTGGATCATTGCTATCGCATTTATTATTGGTGCTGTATTTTCTGCAACGGCAGGATATATAGGAATGAAGGCCGCAACAAAAGCTAATGTCCGTACTACCCAGGCAGCAAGGACCAGCCTAAAGCAGGCTTTAAAAGTATCTTTTACAGGCGGTACCGTAATGGGACTTGGTGTAGCAGGTTTGGCCATACTGGGTTTGGGCGGCCTCTTTATTGTTTTTCTTAAGGTATTTAATGTAGTTGAGCCCAACAGCACAGAAATGAAAACTGCCATAGAAGTACTCACAGGATTTTCACTTGGGGCAGAATCTATTGCTCTATTTGCCCGTGTAGGTGGCGGTATTTATACCAAAGCTGCTGATGTTGGGGCCGATCTGGTAGGTAAAGTTGAAGCCGGAATTCCGGAAGATGATGTACGTAACCCTGCTACCATTGCGGATAACGTAGGTGATAACGTAGGCGATGTAGCTGGTATGGGTGCCGATCTGTTCGGCTCGTATGTAGCTACTATTCTGGCAACGATGGTGTTGGGACAGGAAATTGTGGTCGATAAATTAAATGGAATCGCAGTTGACAACCTGAACGGATTTTCACCGGTACTGCTCCCAATGGTCATCTGTGGCTTAGGCATTCTTTTTTCTATAGTAGGTACCTGGTTTGTGCGCATTAAAGGTGAAGACTCCAATGTGCAAACGGCCTTAAATTTAGGCAACTGGGGCTCAATTGTAATTACAGCCATTGCTTCTTATTTTGTAGTTACGGCCATGCTTCCTGAACATCTGCACCTGCGTGGTGTTAATTTCAGTAGTCTGGATGTATTTTATTCCATTATAGTTGGCTTAGTAGTGGGTACTTTAATGAGTATCATCACCGAATACTATACGGCAATGGGCAAAGGGCCGGTAAATTCAATTATCCAGCAGTCGGGTACCGGTCATGCCACCAATATCATCGGTGGTCTGTCTGTAGGGATGAAATCTACCGTTGCCCCTATTCTTGTTCTGGCCGGTGGTATCATTTTTTCTTATGCCTTTGCAGGTTTATATGGGGTTGCCATTGCAGCTGCCGGTATGATGGCTACCACTGCCATGCAGCTGGCTATTGATGCTTTCGGGCCAATAGCAGATAATGCTGGTGGTATAGCCGAAATGAGCCAGTTGCCACCTGAAGTACGCGAACGTACAGATAACCTGGATGCTGTGGGTAATACTACGGCTGCTACGGGTAAAGGTTTTGCCATCGCTTCTGCCGCCTTAACTTCACTGGCCTTATTCGCGGCATTTGTGGGCGTTGCAGGCATTTCGGCAATAGACATTTACAAAGCGCCTGTACTTGCCGGTTTATTTGTAGGTGCAATGATCCCTTTCATCTTTTCGGCTTTATGTATTGCAGCCGTTGGTAAAGCTGCGATGGATATGGTACAGGAAGTACGCCGTCAATTCCGCGAAATTCCGGGTATTATGGAATATAAGGCAAAACCTGAATATGAAAAATGTGTAGCCATTTCAACCAAAGCCTCTATCCGGGAAATGATGCTGCCGGGCGCAATCGCACTATTGGTACCTATTCTGGTTGGTTTTGGTTTTAAAGGAGTTTTCCCATCAGTAAGCTCAGCCGAAATACTGGGTGGCCTGCTGGCTGGCGTTACGGTTTCTGGCGTTTTAATGGGTATTTTCCAGTCTAATGCCGGCGGAGCCTGGGACAACGCCAAGAAATCATTCGAAAAAGGCGTAGAGATCAATGGTGAGATGCATTATAAAAAATCTGAACCCCATAAAGCTTCAGTAACAGGTGATACCGTTGGAGACCCTTTTAAAGATACTTCAGGCCCGTCCATGAATATTCTGATCAAACTGATGTCGATCGTCTCGCTGGTGATTGCTCCTTATATTGCAGTAACCGGTACCGGGGCCACGGTAAAGCTAACTGCACCGGTAACACCAACCGAGCTGTCCGTTAAACCGACAAACGGTTTAAAAGTTGTCCGGGTTACGCAAAATGTAACAGCTATTAAAAAAGCAGCCATTAAAAATTTCTAG
- a CDS encoding TIGR01212 family radical SAM protein (This family includes YhcC from E. coli K-12, an uncharacterized radical SAM protein.): MGTPVDLGIKGYNNYGTHLKEKYKGQRVFKVIVDGGFTCPNRDGSKGYGGCTYCNVDSFTPELSRKLPTVREQLEQGMERGKNFYKADKFIVYFQPNTNTYAPVHYLKMMYDEALSINTADVVGFSVGTRPDCIDAEKVALLESYADRFDVDLEMGMESIYDETLNQINRGCSHGEFVAAVKLLENSKLDLCVHTIFGFPWETEEMMLGYIHEINRFPQIKFVKFHHLHIVEGSIMGVKYKKQPFKLFSLEEYTDLLCKLIPLLRPDIVIQRLFGISDWDLLIAPNWGMNKSAIQTYIDKEIEKRGVVQGSAYFPVAI, encoded by the coding sequence TTGGGAACTCCGGTAGATTTAGGTATAAAAGGATATAACAATTACGGTACGCACCTTAAAGAGAAATACAAAGGACAGCGGGTATTTAAAGTAATTGTTGACGGTGGCTTTACCTGTCCCAATCGGGATGGCAGTAAAGGCTATGGTGGTTGTACCTATTGTAATGTAGATTCTTTTACACCCGAACTTTCCCGTAAACTCCCTACCGTTCGCGAACAGCTGGAACAAGGCATGGAGCGCGGAAAGAATTTTTATAAAGCCGATAAGTTTATTGTTTATTTTCAGCCAAATACCAATACTTATGCACCTGTACATTATTTAAAGATGATGTACGATGAAGCGCTTTCTATAAATACTGCAGATGTGGTTGGGTTTTCTGTTGGTACAAGGCCGGATTGCATCGACGCTGAAAAAGTGGCCTTACTGGAAAGTTATGCTGACCGTTTTGATGTAGACCTGGAAATGGGTATGGAATCTATATATGATGAAACTTTAAACCAGATCAACCGGGGCTGCAGTCACGGAGAATTTGTAGCTGCTGTTAAATTACTTGAAAATTCTAAACTTGATCTTTGTGTACATACCATTTTTGGTTTTCCCTGGGAAACCGAAGAAATGATGTTGGGTTATATTCATGAAATTAACCGCTTTCCGCAAATTAAATTCGTAAAATTCCACCATCTTCACATTGTTGAAGGCTCAATAATGGGTGTTAAATATAAAAAACAACCCTTTAAGCTGTTTTCACTAGAAGAATATACCGATCTGTTGTGTAAGCTGATCCCTTTGCTGCGTCCGGACATAGTCATACAACGGTTATTTGGCATTTCCGACTGGGATTTATTGATTGCGCCCAATTGGGGCATGAATAAGTCTGCCATACAGACTTATATTGATAAAGAAATAGAAAAAAGAGGAGTTGTTCAGGGAAGTGCTTATTTTCCTGTTGCTATATAA